From Gimesia panareensis, the proteins below share one genomic window:
- the obgE gene encoding GTPase ObgE: MFVDRVDIYCKAGDGGDGCASFRREAHVPRGGPNGGDGGKGGDVIVLADENVSSLANIIGHKHWNAGRGGHGQGSLKTGRNGEDAVIMVPPGTLVLDSKRGHLLRDMKQSGDRVVVAKGGKGGRGNRHFATATHQTPREFEKGALGEQRDISLELKLIADVGLVGKPNAGKSTLLSRLSKAHPEIADYPFTTKYPNLGLVRVGFDHQFVMADIPGLIEGAHAGVGLGHEFLRHVERTRVLVHLVEPAPMDQTDPIENYRHIREEMRLYDPTLMERPEIVVVTKCELPDAEAVAELLAEELGQPVMQLSSATGEHLDQLVKKIINELQNLETEV; this comes from the coding sequence ATGTTTGTTGATCGCGTTGACATTTATTGTAAAGCCGGAGACGGCGGAGATGGTTGTGCCAGTTTCCGACGGGAGGCGCACGTTCCGCGGGGCGGTCCGAATGGAGGCGATGGCGGCAAGGGGGGTGATGTCATCGTCCTGGCGGATGAAAACGTCAGCAGTCTCGCGAATATCATCGGTCACAAACACTGGAATGCCGGACGGGGAGGCCACGGCCAGGGAAGTCTGAAAACCGGTAGAAATGGCGAAGACGCTGTGATTATGGTCCCCCCTGGAACGCTGGTTCTCGACAGTAAACGGGGGCACCTGCTGCGGGATATGAAACAGAGCGGGGATCGGGTGGTCGTCGCCAAAGGAGGCAAAGGGGGGCGCGGCAATCGTCATTTCGCCACCGCCACGCATCAGACTCCTCGCGAATTCGAAAAGGGCGCGCTGGGAGAACAGCGTGATATTTCCCTCGAATTAAAGCTGATTGCCGATGTCGGACTGGTGGGAAAACCCAATGCCGGGAAATCGACGCTGCTCAGCCGTCTCTCCAAGGCACACCCGGAAATCGCTGACTATCCCTTTACGACCAAGTATCCCAACCTGGGGCTGGTGCGGGTTGGTTTCGACCACCAGTTTGTGATGGCCGACATTCCGGGATTGATCGAAGGCGCTCACGCAGGCGTGGGTCTGGGCCATGAATTCCTTCGACATGTCGAGCGGACCAGGGTGCTGGTACACCTGGTTGAACCCGCGCCCATGGACCAGACCGATCCGATCGAGAACTATCGCCATATCCGGGAAGAGATGCGGCTCTATGATCCGACATTGATGGAACGTCCCGAAATTGTGGTCGTTACCAAATGTGAGCTCCCTGATGCGGAAGCGGTGGCAGAACTGCTGGCAGAAGAGCTGGGGCAGCCCGTGATGCAGCTCTCTTCCGCCACCGGAGAACACCTGGATCAGCTGGTGAAGAAGATCATCAACGAACTTCAGAACCTGGAAACCGAGGTTTAA
- a CDS encoding zinc-binding dehydrogenase produces MSDPCVSIILTGEEPALQRTEVKRPQLQPGEVLVEILCCTICGSDLHTYEGTRSTPCPTILGHEMVGRVVDLHPEYPTVDFLNRPVKIGDRITWSVAVACQKCEYCRRGLTQKCTSLFKYGHQKLTDKNYLSGGLASHCHLVKGTTIFKVPASLPDQIASPANCATATVMAAFRLAGDIQDRSVLILGAGMLGITATAVAQTKGAASVIVTDIDPQRVQRGLEFGATHSILVKKDEPLHSEVLHLTQGRGVDIVFDMTGVPEVIESGLETLDIGGTMILVGSVYPARPLQVSAEQIVRRLLKIEGIHNYVDLDLANALNFLERYQHTYPFQKLCDQSFSLEEVLQAFEASGEHRSYRVAVLPQQKS; encoded by the coding sequence ATGAGTGATCCCTGCGTCTCGATCATCCTGACAGGCGAAGAGCCTGCCTTGCAGCGTACTGAAGTCAAACGTCCCCAGTTACAGCCGGGTGAAGTGCTGGTGGAGATCTTATGCTGCACGATCTGCGGAAGCGATCTGCACACATACGAGGGCACGCGCTCCACCCCCTGCCCGACAATTCTGGGACACGAAATGGTCGGACGCGTGGTCGATCTGCATCCGGAATATCCCACGGTGGATTTCCTGAACCGTCCCGTCAAGATTGGGGATCGCATCACCTGGTCGGTCGCGGTGGCCTGTCAGAAGTGTGAATACTGTCGCCGGGGCCTGACCCAGAAATGCACCAGCCTGTTCAAATATGGTCATCAGAAACTGACTGACAAAAACTATCTGAGCGGCGGTCTGGCCAGCCATTGTCACCTGGTCAAAGGCACGACCATTTTTAAAGTCCCGGCTTCACTTCCCGATCAGATCGCCAGCCCGGCGAACTGCGCCACGGCGACGGTCATGGCCGCCTTTCGACTGGCGGGCGACATCCAGGATCGCAGCGTGCTGATCCTGGGAGCAGGCATGCTGGGAATCACGGCGACCGCGGTGGCCCAGACGAAAGGGGCTGCATCCGTGATCGTCACCGACATCGATCCGCAACGTGTGCAGCGCGGTCTGGAATTCGGCGCCACACATTCCATCCTGGTCAAGAAAGACGAACCGCTTCATTCTGAAGTGCTCCACCTGACCCAGGGACGGGGCGTGGATATTGTCTTCGACATGACGGGGGTTCCCGAAGTCATCGAGAGTGGCTTGGAAACGCTGGACATCGGGGGCACCATGATTCTGGTCGGCTCAGTTTACCCGGCCCGTCCGCTTCAGGTCTCTGCAGAACAGATCGTCCGCAGACTGCTCAAGATCGAAGGCATTCATAATTACGTCGACCTCGACCTGGCCAACGCCCTGAATTTTCTGGAACGTTACCAGCACACCTATCCGTTTCAGAAACTCTGCGACCAGAGCTTCTCGCTGGAGGAGGTACTCCAGGCCTTCGAAGCTTCCGGCGAGCACCGTTCTTACCGGGTGGCGGTCCTGCCGCAACAGAAATCCTGA
- a CDS encoding KpsF/GutQ family sugar-phosphate isomerase, with amino-acid sequence MSSLPARSVIEFSQFDQLRDAREIIFSEAAALRQMGSSLGTELCDAVDLILSRPGAVILTGMGKAGLIAQKICATLSSTGTRSHFLHPAEAIHGDLGCLHQDDTVLALSNSGETEELRRLLPLIQKMDLPIIGITARETSALGRASRVVLCLGDLKEAGPHQLAPSTTTTAMLAMGDALSLVISKARGFTPLQFANFHPGGSLGRQLTQINEVMRPRGEVRVTHESTSIREAFVRLSSPGRRSGAVIIVDASDRVTGIFTDSDLARLLEERRDEQLDRPIREVMTHKPTTIQADASLQDAVDLLKARKLSELPVVNRQNRLAGLIDITDVIGWQPETSSADRQAG; translated from the coding sequence ATGAGTTCCCTGCCTGCAAGGTCGGTTATTGAGTTTTCCCAGTTTGATCAGTTACGAGACGCGCGCGAAATCATCTTCAGCGAAGCCGCCGCCCTGCGCCAGATGGGAAGTTCGCTGGGCACCGAACTCTGTGACGCCGTCGATCTGATTCTGTCGCGTCCCGGAGCCGTCATCCTGACCGGCATGGGCAAGGCGGGACTGATTGCTCAGAAGATCTGCGCCACCCTGTCCTCGACGGGAACCCGTTCGCATTTTCTGCACCCGGCGGAAGCCATCCATGGTGACCTGGGTTGCCTGCATCAGGACGATACGGTACTGGCTTTGTCCAATAGTGGCGAGACCGAAGAGCTCAGACGACTGCTCCCTTTGATCCAGAAAATGGACCTGCCCATCATCGGAATCACAGCCCGGGAAACCAGTGCGCTGGGACGTGCCTCCCGGGTGGTGCTCTGCCTGGGCGACCTGAAAGAAGCGGGACCGCATCAGCTGGCCCCTTCCACCACGACCACCGCGATGCTGGCCATGGGCGATGCCCTCTCGCTGGTCATCAGCAAGGCCCGCGGTTTTACTCCGCTGCAGTTCGCCAATTTTCATCCCGGCGGCAGCCTGGGCAGACAACTGACACAAATCAATGAAGTGATGCGTCCCCGCGGGGAAGTGCGGGTGACCCACGAATCGACTTCGATCCGCGAAGCGTTCGTCCGGCTGAGTTCTCCTGGTCGCCGGAGTGGCGCCGTGATCATTGTCGATGCATCAGATCGCGTAACGGGCATCTTTACCGACAGCGATCTGGCCCGCCTGCTGGAAGAGCGCCGCGATGAGCAACTGGATCGCCCGATCCGGGAAGTCATGACACACAAGCCCACAACCATTCAGGCGGATGCTTCACTGCAGGACGCCGTCGATCTGCTCAAAGCACGCAAGCTCAGTGAACTGCCTGTCGTCAATCGACAGAATCGCCTGGCCGGACTGATCGACATCACCGATGTGATCGGCTGGCAACCCGAGACTTCCTCTGCCGACCGCCAGGCAGGATAA